A genome region from Danio aesculapii chromosome 2, fDanAes4.1, whole genome shotgun sequence includes the following:
- the slc7a8b gene encoding large neutral amino acids transporter small subunit 2: MSSGGARRRTASVPDSDPDSEPVVTLKKEIGLLSACGIVVGNIIGSGIFVSPKGVLENSGSVGLALIVWILTGVITAIGALCYAELGVTIPKSGGDYSYVNDIFGGLAGFLRLWIAVLVIYPTNQAVIALTFANYALQPLFPSCFPPERALGLLAAVCLLLLTWINCSSVRWATRVQDVFTTGKLLALGLIIIMGIVQICKGHFYWLEPEHAFHPLQPYDMGRIALAVLQGSFAYAGWNFLNYVTEELIDPYRNLPRAIFISIPLVTFVYVSANIAYVTAMTPQELLASNAVAVTFGEKLLGVMSWLMPISVALSTFGGVNGSLFTSSRLFFAGAREGHLPRLLAMIHVNRCTPIPALLITCISALLMLCVSDIYTLINYVGFINYLFYGVTVAGQIVLRIREPDIYRPIKVSLAWPAVFLIFWAFLLIFSLYSEPVVCCIGLAIMLSGVPVYLFGVYWENKPKSFSSFVARLTHLGQKLCLVVYPGEDREDGNEDKEEDG, translated from the exons ATGAGCAGCGGTGGCGCCCGACGGAGGACTGCATCAGTGCCGGACTCAGACCCCGACAGTGAACCAGTGGTTACCCTGAAGAAAGAGATCGGACTCCTCAGTGCATGTGGGATCGTTGTGG GTAACATCATTGGGTCTGGGATATTTGTCAGTCCAAAGGGTGTTTTGGAAAACTCTGGTTCTGTGGGTCTGGCTCTCATAGTGTGGATCCTCACAGGCGTCATCACTGCCATCGGTGCTCTGTGCTATGCTGAACTAGGAGTCACAATCCCAAAGTCAGGTGGAGATTATTCCTACGTTAATGACATCTTTGGAGGGCTTGCTGG GTTTCTGAGGCTGTGGATTGCAGTGTTGGTCATCTATCCAACTAACCAGGCTGTGATTGCCCTCACGTTTGCCAATTACGCATTGCAGCCCCTCTTCCCGTCCTGCTTTCCTCCGGAGAGAGCTCTGGGTTTACTGGCCgctgtctgtctgt TGCTGTTAACTTGGATTAACTGCTCCAGTGTACGCTGGGCAACGCGTGTTCAGGATGTTTTCACCACAGGCAAGCTCCTCGCCCTCGGTCTCATCATCATTATGGGCATTGTGCAAATCTGCAAAG GTCATTTTTATTGGTTGGAGCCGGAGCATGCATTTCACCCTCTCCAACCGTATGACATGGGCCGCATTGCACTTGCTGTCCTGCAGGGCTCCTTTGCTTATGCAGGCTGGAACTTCCTTAATTATGTAACAGAGGAGCTGATCGACCCCTACAG GAACCTTCCTCGTGCGATCTTCATCTCAATCCCTCTGGTCACGTTCGTCTATGTATCTGCAAATATTGCATACGTTACAGCAATGACCCCTCAGGAGTTACTGGCCTCCAATGCTGTAGCTGTG ACATTTGGTGAAAAGCTGCTTGGCGTAATGTCATGGCTCATGCCCATCTCTGTGGCTCTGTCCACCTTCGGAGGGGTGAATGGATCCCTTTTCACATCATCTAG GTTATTTTTTGCAGGTGCGAGGGAGGGTCATCTTCCCCGTCTGCTGGCAATGATTCATGTGAACCGCTGTACACCCATCCCAGCTTTGCTCATCACC tgtATATCTGCTCTGCTGATGTTGTGTGTCAGTGACATATACACCCTCATCAACTATGTTGGCTTCATCAACTACCTGTTTTATGGGGTCACTGTTGCCGGGCAGATTGTGCTTCGCATCAGAGAACCAGACATATATCGGCCAATCAAA GTGAGCTTGGCATGGCCGGCGGTTTTCCTGATTTTCTGGGCCTTCCTGCTGATCTTCTCTCTGTACTCGGAGCCTGTGGTGTGTTGTATTGGTCTGGCCATCATGCTATCTGGGGTTCCTGTGTATCTGTTTGGTGTCTATTGGGAAAATAAGCCCAAGAGCTTCAGTTCTTTTGTTG CCAGACTGACACACTTGGGGCAGAAGTTGTGCCTGGTGGTTTACCCTGGCGAGGACAGAGAAGATGGAAATGAAGACAAAGAGGAAGATGGATAG